One Candidatus Woesebacteria bacterium genomic window, GAACTAAATTAAGACTAAAATTACCATAACTACCAGCATCTAACAAACTTTTTAATATAAATCCAATATACCTCTCCTCATTATAGGCCGGTACTATTATAAATATTCTTTCCCTCACGTTTTTTGGAAACACTTTTTCACTTTTTAATACTTTCCCTAAAAAAACCAGCTCTTTCCTTAAATCAGGCTGGTTTCTAAGTATCTAAAATAATCTAAACGTTAACTGACTATATCTTATCACCAAACCCCTAATTCATCAAATTCCGGTTTAGTGTAAAGACATATGCGACACTTTTAGGTAAGATAACAGATTATGTAGGTGAGAAATATGCATATTGTCAAACTAAACGATAAAGAGGTTTTAAGGCCCAAACTTTTGGGCGCATATGAGGCTATGGAACCTAAAAATGTCAGGTATTTGTGTAAACTTTCTGAATACATCATTCAACTTTCCACAGGGTTAAGAAAACCACACAAACATTGTACAATTGATTTTGTAAAAAACTTTTGACTGAAACTAAAAAGAAAGTTATAATAATTAAGTTAATCCAATCTGATAATGACCATGAATTTCAGGCTAAATTTGAAGAATATTTAAAATCATCAAACATTAGTATTCAACATACTTGGATTCACACACCTGATCAAAATGGAGTTGTTGAAAGAAGCCATAGAACCGATGAAGAGGAATTCTACCAAGAAACTGAGATAGACTACTCAGATTTGGAAGATATAAACAACAAGCTCAAGCTCTGGCTTGAATATTACAACACTAAAAGATTACACTTTAGTCTGAATTATTTGACACCCGAAGAATACCAGTGTCGCATATCTAGTTACCTCGCACGACATCAATTCGGTCCCGGATCGGGGTAATGACATTTCTTCCATTTCTTCCCCGACCCGCACCAACAGGGATCGTTTCGGCCAATCTTTTTGGAGGAAGCCTGAACCCTTTTGACCAAAGGCTTGTCTCCACTTACCGACTCTTTTACTTCGGGAGATTGGCTTAAGCCCATCATATCGGATGTATCAACATTAGTTTGAGCCATATCAAGCGGAATCTCCTGAGGCCTTTCCATAACACCAATCCTAAATATTCTTCGCGTAAGTTCGTCATCAATTTTTTCGAGAAGACTTTCAAAAGAATTATAAGCTTCATTTTTAAACTCAACCAAAGGATCCTTCTGTGCGTAAGCCTGAAGCCTTACATTTTCTCTTAAGCTATCCAAATAATCTATATGTTCAATCCAAAAATGATCAATCGCAGAAAGATAAGCAAACTTGTCAATTTGGTTTGAGATATCAGTGCCATACTGCTTTACCCGCGCATCATAAACATCTTTTACAACTTTCAACAAAAACCCTCTAATCTCATTTTCTCCCTCTAATTCGCTCAATTTTTTCTTAAAAGCGTCTTTTGAGGCATCATCAAAAGGAACTATTTCCAAAAATAAAGCCAAAAGATATTCATAATCAAAACTACCTTCCCGTTGTGAAGACAAAATAATTCTGTCAATTTTCTTCTCAAGCTTTTCAAAAACAACATCATGAAGGTCATCTGCCATCAAAACTTTCCTTCTTAACTTATAAACAACCTCCCTTTGCTGATTAGCAACATCATCGTATTCAACTACACTCTTCCTCAAATCAAAATTGAAGCCCTCAACCTTAATTTGCGCCTGCTCAATCGCCCGCGAGACAAGCCTATTTTCTATTGGCTGGTCTTCAGGAATAGCAAGCCTATCCATCAAAGATTTGATTTGATCTCCACCAAAAATACGCATCAAGTCATCTTCAAGAGAAAGATAAAAACGAGAGGAACCAGGGTCACCCTGCCTGCCTGAACGACCACGAAGTTGATTATCAATTCTTCTTGATTCATGCCGCTCGGTGCCAATCACATAAAGCCCCCCAAGGCTAACAACTTTGTCATGATCCTCTTGCCATTTTTTGACTTCTTTTGATTTTGCCCATTTTTCCTTGGAAACCCCAGCCGGACAATCCGGAAAAGAACCTCCTAAGACAATATCAACTCCTCGCCCAGCCATATTGGTTGCAACAGTTACTGCATGGAGTTTACCAGCATCAGCAATAATTGATGCTTCTTTTTCGTGGTTTTTGGCGTTTAGGACATTGTGGGGAATTTTCTTTCTCTTTAAGTACTGGCTTATTATTTCGTTCTTTTCAATAGAAGTCGTACCCACCAAAACTGGCTGACCCTTTTTGTATCTTTCCTCAATATCAGAAACTATGGCTCCATATTTGGCACGAAGAGTTTTGTAAATCAAATCAGGGTGATCAACCCTAATCATTGGCTTATGAGTTGGAATAACAACCACATCAAGTTTATAAATCTTTTTGAATTCCTCAGCTTCAGTGGCTGCAGTTCCTGTCATACCTGAAAGAACCTCATACATCCTGAAGTAATTCTGAAAAGAAATAGTCGCCAAAGTCTTTGACTCCTGCTGAATAGGAACGCCTTCTTTGGCCTCAACTGCCTGATGCAAACCATCACTCCAACGCCTGCCAAACATCAGTCTTCCCGTAAACTCATCAACAATAATCACCTGATTATCTTTGACAATATAATCTCTATCTTTCAAAAAAAGCGTCTTGGCACGAAGCGCGTTTTCAATATGATGTATGGCGTCAAAATCCTTTTCATAAAGGTTGGGAACACCCAAAAGCTTTTCTACCCTTGCAATACCATGGTCAGTTAAAGTCGCTGTTTTTGCCTTTTCGTCAATTTTAAAATCAGTATCAGGGTTTAATTTTTCAACAAGCTGAGCAAATTGATAATATTTCTGGGTTGGTTCACTATCAGGAGCAGAAATTATAAGCGGCGTTCGCGCCTCATCAATTAAAACTGAGTCAACCTCATCAACCACGGCAAAATAATGCTCACCCAAGCCTTCCTTTCCACCAGTCTTTTTGCCAAGAGGTGATGATTGAACAATCTCATCCAAACTTTGGGCCATATTGTCGCGAAGATAATCAAAACCAAACTCATTATTGGTGCCATAGGTAATATCACACTCATAAGCCTCGCGACGAGAGGATGGCCTTAAATGTTCAAGCCTCTCATCCCCATGGCTTTTGTCAGAATAATTAGGATCAAAGACAAAAGATTTTGACTCCTGAATAATAATACCAACCGAAAGCCCCAAGAGATTAAATGTCGGTCCATTCCAACCAGCATCGCGTCTTGCTAGATAGTCATTGACCGTCACAAGATGAGCGCCTCTTTCTTTTAAGGCACGAAGATACAAAGCAGGAACAGCAGATAAAGTTTTTCCCTCGCCTGTTTTCTGCTCTGCCACTTTGCCTTCAAACAAGGCAACTGCCGCCATCAACTGGACATCAAAATGCCTAAGGCCAATAGCGCGAAAGGAAGCCTCACGCACTAAAGCAAAGGCTTCAGGCAAGATGGATTCCAAAGACTCGCCTTTATTAATTCTTTCTTTAAACTCCTGTGTCTTTTTGGCAAAATCCGAGTCTTTTAGCTTTTTGACCTTTGAATCGTAAGAGTTGATTTTCTCAACTACTTTGGCAAGGCGATCAACTTCTTTAGCATTTAAATCAAGCAATTTGGAAATAAATTTAAACATACTCAGTGCAAAAAATATTAACAAGGTAAGTATAGCAAAGAAAACTGCTAAGTGATAATGAAGACTTAAGAAATCAAAAACAGTAGGCTAAAGGCCGTAAAAGAAAAAAGCAACCAAAGAACGCTTCTTCCTTTTTAAAAAGACGCTTTAGCCTACTGTAATTTTAAGCCAAACAAACTTAAAAGAGGTGAGGCAAACCCCTAAAAATAAGGATAAAAAAGGGTCTGCCCCACCTAATAAAACTTAATACTGAGGATCAGGGTTCTCCTCACAATACTTCAAAATACGCCTGTGCGTCTCCTCTGGGGGAAGAAGTCTCCCTGCGCTGTCAAAGAAACAGTCTTTTTTGACTTTTTCCTGTTCCTTCCGAAGCGCCTCTGGGATTAACCTCTCGGAACGTCGGGTATAGGTTTCCAAAGGTATAACACTTATCTTTGGAAAAGGAATCTGAGGACTAGGGACGAGGCGAATTCGGGAAGTGGTATTATGATCCGCTGTCATCAGAGCAAACTGAGCTAGTGGATCCGCAGACTTGTTGCCATCTAAAACCGATACTATGTTAGTATTAGATGTACCAAGCTTAGGATAAAAACCACCTCTTCCAACCATAGCCGCAACCCTACTTATCGCCTCAGTAGGAATTCCACCCGTAACCATTCCACCACCCGGTTCTGCTACAGCTCTAAAAGCATCAACTGCACGCGACGCGCTCTCATAAAAAGTAATACAATGGTAGTGCGCCCCAAGAACAAGGCTACGGTGGTACCCCCAAAGAAAGACCTGCCACTGAAATTCCTGCGGGACCCCCTTGGGAGCAGACCAAACTTCAACTAAGCCATGGGGGGTATTTTGGAGAAGATCTAAATAATCACTTAGGTCCTCACCACGCTCTCCCACAAAGACCAACACTGCACAAATCCTCGAGTCCTGAGTCAATTTTAAAACTTCCTTCCAGGCCTCAAGAATAAGAGTAGTTTTACCCAAGCCGCCCTCACCAAGAATATAAGTTGTTTGCCCATAACCTTGAACAGCTCCCAAAAGATAAATCATTCTCCAAGCTATACTTCCGCCTTTATCCAGAGGGATTATCTCTTGAGGATATTCAGGCAACACTTCAAAGTCAAAAAATGGCCTATGAGAGAAAGGCTTTTGGCCATTTACGGAAGTGATACAGACCAGATCACCCTCAACCCCCACCTCCACTTTATCCCCCATCCTCAAATTGTAATACTTCACTATAGGTGGAGGGACTTCCAAACCCCAGCTTTTCAAATCATCCGAATTGATATCACCCTTTTTCAAAAGGTCGGCATAATCTGCAGGGTTTAGGTAGTGCGGGTAAGGGTTCGGAAGAGTCACACTCTCTCCATCAAAAGCCCAAAAACACGTGGGGCCGTCTGGCTTGACCAGGACTGCCTGAGAACTCTGGCCTATTATCTGATCAGATGGAAAAGAAGTTAAAACCCTTCGCAGGTCTTTTTCTAAAACCAAAACGGTCCTGGGAACAGGTTTATCCCCATAAAGGAGTAGCTCTTTAGGGTCAACCTCCTCCTGAATAACATAAGCAGAAATCATAGTTCCTCCTTTTTCTATTACTATTTTACCCTCGAGGACTTGGCGCTATTTTTCTTTTTGGATACGCCAC contains:
- a CDS encoding preprotein translocase subunit SecA, yielding MFKFISKLLDLNAKEVDRLAKVVEKINSYDSKVKKLKDSDFAKKTQEFKERINKGESLESILPEAFALVREASFRAIGLRHFDVQLMAAVALFEGKVAEQKTGEGKTLSAVPALYLRALKERGAHLVTVNDYLARRDAGWNGPTFNLLGLSVGIIIQESKSFVFDPNYSDKSHGDERLEHLRPSSRREAYECDITYGTNNEFGFDYLRDNMAQSLDEIVQSSPLGKKTGGKEGLGEHYFAVVDEVDSVLIDEARTPLIISAPDSEPTQKYYQFAQLVEKLNPDTDFKIDEKAKTATLTDHGIARVEKLLGVPNLYEKDFDAIHHIENALRAKTLFLKDRDYIVKDNQVIIVDEFTGRLMFGRRWSDGLHQAVEAKEGVPIQQESKTLATISFQNYFRMYEVLSGMTGTAATEAEEFKKIYKLDVVVIPTHKPMIRVDHPDLIYKTLRAKYGAIVSDIEERYKKGQPVLVGTTSIEKNEIISQYLKRKKIPHNVLNAKNHEKEASIIADAGKLHAVTVATNMAGRGVDIVLGGSFPDCPAGVSKEKWAKSKEVKKWQEDHDKVVSLGGLYVIGTERHESRRIDNQLRGRSGRQGDPGSSRFYLSLEDDLMRIFGGDQIKSLMDRLAIPEDQPIENRLVSRAIEQAQIKVEGFNFDLRKSVVEYDDVANQQREVVYKLRRKVLMADDLHDVVFEKLEKKIDRIILSSQREGSFDYEYLLALFLEIVPFDDASKDAFKKKLSELEGENEIRGFLLKVVKDVYDARVKQYGTDISNQIDKFAYLSAIDHFWIEHIDYLDSLRENVRLQAYAQKDPLVEFKNEAYNSFESLLEKIDDELTRRIFRIGVMERPQEIPLDMAQTNVDTSDMMGLSQSPEVKESVSGDKPLVKRVQASSKKIGRNDPCWCGSGKKWKKCHYPDPGPN
- a CDS encoding Transcription termination factor Rho; the encoded protein is MISAYVIQEEVDPKELLLYGDKPVPRTVLVLEKDLRRVLTSFPSDQIIGQSSQAVLVKPDGPTCFWAFDGESVTLPNPYPHYLNPADYADLLKKGDINSDDLKSWGLEVPPPIVKYYNLRMGDKVEVGVEGDLVCITSVNGQKPFSHRPFFDFEVLPEYPQEIIPLDKGGSIAWRMIYLLGAVQGYGQTTYILGEGGLGKTTLILEAWKEVLKLTQDSRICAVLVFVGERGEDLSDYLDLLQNTPHGLVEVWSAPKGVPQEFQWQVFLWGYHRSLVLGAHYHCITFYESASRAVDAFRAVAEPGGGMVTGGIPTEAISRVAAMVGRGGFYPKLGTSNTNIVSVLDGNKSADPLAQFALMTADHNTTSRIRLVPSPQIPFPKISVIPLETYTRRSERLIPEALRKEQEKVKKDCFFDSAGRLLPPEETHRRILKYCEENPDPQY